The proteins below come from a single Methanolobus chelungpuianus genomic window:
- a CDS encoding cysteate synthase → MEKYTATCLHCGERHDPYSLSCRNGDDALLRTIYSSSRLNCADLPGIWRYREWLPVRGMIEEGSGRTVTYKSTAFASALGLEDLWIAFNGYWPEKDARMMTCTFKDLESFPTMQRLRELGDTGVMVVASAGNTARAFSHVCSITGQPLLLVVPEGSAHRLWTTHEDTSAVCLATVEGDYFDAISLAGRIASMDGFVNEGGARNVARRDGMGTVMLDAVLTAGSLPDHYFQAVGSGTGGISAWEASIRLIGDGRFGSKLPRLHLAQNIPCAPLYSLWHGKDAVSTSCPGEMYDDVLFNRKPPYGTRGGVRDALEATRGTIYAISNDEASGAQSLFEAEENIDINPAAAVAVAALVQAVRKGSVLPEDRIVLNITGGGQKRLMQDLPVRLMKPSVRVSANDPNAERTIITTVQSMFGVRI, encoded by the coding sequence ATGGAAAAATATACTGCGACTTGTTTACACTGCGGGGAAAGGCATGATCCATATTCGCTGAGTTGCAGGAATGGTGATGATGCATTATTGCGCACCATTTATTCATCCAGTCGCCTCAATTGTGCCGACCTGCCGGGAATATGGCGTTACAGGGAATGGCTGCCTGTCCGGGGAATGATCGAAGAGGGCTCAGGAAGGACTGTAACCTACAAAAGCACGGCTTTTGCCTCGGCATTGGGACTTGAGGACCTGTGGATAGCCTTTAACGGTTACTGGCCGGAAAAGGATGCCAGGATGATGACCTGTACGTTCAAGGATCTGGAGTCCTTCCCTACCATGCAGCGCCTTAGGGAACTGGGTGATACAGGGGTGATGGTGGTTGCATCCGCAGGCAATACTGCGAGGGCCTTTTCCCATGTCTGCAGCATAACCGGTCAGCCCCTGTTGCTGGTTGTCCCGGAGGGGAGTGCACACAGGCTATGGACCACACATGAAGATACCTCTGCAGTCTGCCTTGCCACAGTGGAGGGTGATTACTTCGATGCCATTTCCCTTGCGGGCAGAATAGCTTCCATGGACGGCTTCGTGAATGAGGGCGGGGCCAGGAACGTAGCCAGAAGGGATGGTATGGGCACGGTGATGCTTGATGCTGTCCTCACCGCAGGCTCACTGCCGGACCATTACTTCCAGGCTGTAGGAAGCGGTACAGGCGGCATATCGGCGTGGGAAGCATCTATAAGGCTCATCGGGGACGGAAGGTTTGGCTCAAAGCTCCCGCGTCTTCACCTGGCCCAGAACATTCCCTGTGCACCCCTGTATTCTCTCTGGCACGGGAAAGATGCGGTATCGACATCATGCCCCGGGGAAATGTATGATGATGTGCTGTTCAACAGAAAGCCCCCATACGGGACAAGGGGCGGTGTCAGGGATGCACTTGAGGCTACCCGCGGCACGATCTATGCGATCAGCAATGATGAGGCTTCCGGCGCACAGTCCCTTTTTGAAGCGGAAGAGAATATCGATATAAATCCTGCTGCAGCCGTGGCTGTTGCAGCACTTGTGCAGGCTGTCAGGAAAGGCAGCGTGCTTCCGGAAGACCGCATAGTCCTGAATATCACGGGAGGAGGTCAGAAAAGACTGATGCAGGACCTTCCAGTGAGATTGATGAAGCCTTCCGTGAGGGTATCGGCAAATGACCCGAATGCGGAGAGAACGATCATAACTACGGTACAGAGTATGTTTGGTGTGAGAATATGA
- a CDS encoding dienelactone hydrolase family protein, whose amino-acid sequence MSVVDEPVSIPLDSIRMEGNLSIPDNATGIVVFAHGSGSSRLSPRNRFVAQQLQGEGLATLLFDLLTPEEERIDAITAQLRFDIELLAIRLVAATDWLLQRPDTNHLDIGYFGASTGAAAALTAAALRPDNIKAVVSRGGRPDLTKEPLENVKSPTLLIVGGRDTPVIGMNEWALDRLRAEKELRIVPGATHLFEEPGKLEEVAALAGEWFTAHLGSQQ is encoded by the coding sequence ATGAGCGTGGTTGACGAGCCTGTAAGCATCCCTCTGGACTCCATCCGGATGGAAGGGAACCTGAGCATACCGGATAATGCCACCGGGATCGTAGTGTTCGCACATGGAAGCGGGAGCAGCAGGCTTAGCCCCCGGAACAGGTTCGTTGCGCAGCAGCTGCAGGGAGAAGGGCTTGCAACATTGCTCTTTGACCTGCTTACTCCGGAAGAGGAAAGGATAGATGCAATCACAGCCCAGCTTCGCTTTGATATCGAACTGCTTGCGATCCGCCTTGTTGCAGCTACCGACTGGCTGCTGCAGCGTCCGGACACGAATCATCTGGACATCGGTTACTTCGGGGCTAGTACAGGCGCTGCTGCGGCCCTTACAGCCGCTGCCCTCAGGCCGGACAATATAAAAGCCGTGGTATCCAGGGGAGGAAGGCCGGACCTTACAAAAGAGCCTCTGGAAAATGTCAAGTCCCCTACACTGCTTATCGTGGGGGGCAGGGACACGCCGGTGATAGGTATGAACGAGTGGGCCCTGGACCGGCTGAGAGCAGAGAAGGAACTGAGGATAGTTCCCGGCGCAACCCACCTGTTCGAAGAGCCTGGCAAACTGGAAGAAGTAGCTGCACTGGCAGGGGAATGGTTCACGGCCCATCTGGGTTCACAGCAGTAA
- a CDS encoding phosphoribosyltransferase, whose product MLFRNRTDAGKKLAERLSGYSGGKDLLVLALPRGGVPVAFEVARELRAELDVFIVRKLGVPGHEELAMGAIASGGIRVLNMDVVRSLGITDNTIAAVAAAEQVELERREQLYRKGRPEPNLAGRTVILIDDGLATGATMNAAVKAVMSQKPAHLTVAVPTAAKDTCEEFAAEVDEAICLTTPEPFYGVGAWYSDFTQTSDKEVCELLEKAARNRQEGKG is encoded by the coding sequence GTGTTGTTCAGGAACAGGACAGATGCAGGCAAAAAGCTTGCAGAGAGGCTTTCCGGGTATTCAGGAGGCAAGGACCTGCTCGTACTTGCATTACCAAGAGGAGGAGTGCCTGTGGCTTTTGAGGTTGCCAGGGAACTGCGGGCGGAACTTGATGTGTTCATTGTGAGAAAGCTGGGAGTGCCTGGCCATGAGGAGCTTGCCATGGGCGCTATTGCCAGCGGGGGTATACGCGTGCTTAATATGGATGTGGTCAGGTCGCTGGGGATAACAGACAATACAATTGCTGCCGTCGCAGCTGCGGAGCAGGTTGAACTGGAACGAAGGGAACAGTTATACCGCAAAGGACGTCCCGAGCCGAATCTGGCTGGCAGGACGGTCATCCTGATAGACGACGGGCTTGCCACGGGTGCTACCATGAATGCTGCAGTAAAGGCTGTCATGTCACAGAAACCTGCGCATCTGACCGTTGCAGTGCCCACCGCAGCAAAGGACACCTGCGAAGAGTTTGCAGCCGAGGTTGACGAGGCAATATGCCTGACAACGCCTGAACCTTTTTACGGGGTTGGTGCCTGGTACTCGGATTTTACCCAGACCAGTGACAAGGAAGTTTGCGAATTACTTGAAAAGGCAGCAAGGAACAGGCAGGAGGGAAAAGGATGA
- a CDS encoding HAD family hydrolase, with the protein MLNSLIFDMDGVLLDSMNSHADAWIQVSREWGVDVCRDDIYEIEGANHVLGLQWLFQRAGMELSPEHYGPILARKVEIFSSIACIRPFEGTGDCLDKLKACFNLAVVTGSERVTVTRLLDEFFPGIFDVVVCGDDVARGKPFPDPYLKAVEMLGVCKEECIVIENAPMGVEAAKNAGLFCVGIPTYVAADKLSKADIVLDGHPSLHKYLLRMLP; encoded by the coding sequence ATGCTGAACTCTCTTATCTTTGACATGGACGGCGTACTGCTGGACTCCATGAACTCGCACGCAGATGCCTGGATACAGGTTTCCCGCGAATGGGGTGTGGACGTCTGCAGGGATGATATATACGAGATAGAAGGGGCCAATCATGTACTGGGTCTCCAGTGGCTTTTCCAGAGAGCCGGCATGGAATTGTCTCCCGAACACTACGGTCCTATACTTGCAAGGAAGGTAGAGATATTCTCAAGCATAGCCTGCATCAGGCCCTTTGAAGGGACCGGCGACTGCCTTGATAAACTGAAGGCATGCTTCAATCTTGCAGTTGTAACAGGCTCCGAGAGGGTAACTGTCACAAGATTGCTCGATGAGTTCTTTCCGGGCATCTTCGATGTAGTGGTCTGCGGCGATGATGTGGCCAGAGGGAAGCCCTTTCCCGACCCTTATCTCAAGGCAGTTGAAATGCTTGGCGTATGCAAGGAGGAATGCATAGTTATAGAGAATGCTCCTATGGGTGTGGAAGCGGCTAAGAATGCAGGGCTTTTCTGTGTCGGTATCCCTACATATGTTGCTGCGGACAAGCTCTCAAAGGCTGATATAGTGCTTGACGGCCATCCCTCCCTTCACAAGTATCTTCTCCGGATGCTTCCTTGA
- a CDS encoding tetratricopeptide repeat protein: MSKQSRDIAVRHLNKGVSLIEKGLYADALHALELAEISAEDSDSPDIRASVLQTHADLLLSEGREEEAFERYRAAAEISNELSARGHVDNELRAGIYSNLAGILEKRGSREEARKSYDISVQAYDKLLGSDTNNMTYRSNAASTLNNLGALLAEEGEEEAAQKSFEKALRILRESPEDAARAATLQLKMATILENLLSLESSSSPGGISEEKYRQLVDTYRGIVRMDPTTLYQERLTFALAGYADTLAASGKTEDAEALYSEAHEIQQRLAEEKTEDTDGTGDIPSGGTIPVLGAGSAPEPGDIKERLISKLLSLQQALEEYPDDLEYRSRTISALRELNEMTDEEEEPGEKLRIHEFILTTCEILQKADPSNMSYQVNLAFALDIRGKILEGTGEATAAMQDFIRASDIALEALREDASDEIFLSGARSIIDDLRNLAGSHGNTAERVRAYQTVIGKLDDLAAIMPDDADTKKDIAGLLDETGKLMSDIGMQAQAAEYFERAASMYGLLKSGDEGEREYAGKQASALEAAGDIILSMKEQHRALDIYFRLCELEPSVKAHREKVDSILLHLEREPLNAGNRESLIRDYGKILAMRERLVALEPDNLRYFQNTRDLREEIASLLIEEGRLAEGLDIYLRLLSGEGKTSQYRLKVVRMLDNLKEVIPGIEDFEQKIKGYDTMLRMYEKLAGMDPGNAFIGKDSATILERMAELLDKNEYMEEAKNYYETALSSYEELASHDPSDLHYMEKTASLRRRLAALLTDMGQTEEAKALFEASFMQYQDMLEEDRHNTEYQQSAAYILNNLGYFLLEEGELERAKLLYENALKRYAIILEDEPENQSYKESAACTLNNLGYILENMGKENDAHWMYEKARELSGN, encoded by the coding sequence ATGTCCAAACAATCAAGAGATATAGCAGTCAGGCACCTGAACAAAGGGGTGTCCCTCATCGAGAAAGGGCTGTATGCGGACGCGCTTCATGCCCTGGAGCTGGCAGAGATCAGTGCAGAGGATTCAGACTCACCCGACATCCGTGCCAGTGTGTTGCAGACACACGCCGACCTTTTGCTTTCTGAAGGCCGGGAGGAGGAGGCCTTTGAGAGGTACAGGGCCGCTGCTGAAATCAGCAACGAGCTTTCGGCCAGGGGTCATGTGGACAACGAGCTGAGGGCGGGTATTTACAGCAATCTGGCCGGTATCCTTGAAAAGCGAGGATCAAGGGAAGAAGCAAGGAAAAGTTATGATATATCAGTACAAGCTTATGATAAACTTCTGGGAAGTGACACTAACAATATGACTTACAGGTCAAATGCTGCGTCAACATTGAATAACCTTGGCGCCCTGCTTGCAGAAGAGGGTGAAGAGGAGGCAGCGCAGAAAAGTTTTGAGAAGGCTCTCCGCATACTGAGGGAGAGCCCGGAGGATGCTGCCAGGGCCGCAACCCTGCAATTAAAGATGGCAACCATCCTTGAGAATCTACTCAGCCTCGAGAGCAGCAGTTCTCCGGGAGGCATCTCTGAGGAGAAGTACAGGCAGCTGGTAGACACATACCGCGGGATCGTCCGGATGGACCCGACAACGCTTTACCAGGAGAGGCTGACCTTTGCCCTGGCAGGCTATGCAGACACGCTCGCTGCTTCCGGCAAGACTGAAGATGCCGAGGCACTTTACAGTGAGGCACATGAGATACAGCAGCGCCTTGCTGAAGAAAAGACGGAAGATACCGATGGCACCGGAGACATCCCTTCCGGGGGCACTATCCCCGTACTTGGTGCCGGATCGGCACCTGAGCCAGGGGACATAAAAGAAAGGCTCATCAGTAAGCTTCTCTCCCTTCAGCAGGCACTTGAAGAGTATCCGGACGACCTGGAATATCGCTCCAGGACCATATCTGCTCTCAGGGAGCTCAACGAGATGACGGATGAGGAAGAAGAGCCCGGGGAAAAACTCCGTATCCATGAATTCATACTTACCACCTGCGAGATCCTGCAAAAGGCCGATCCTTCCAACATGTCATATCAGGTGAACCTTGCCTTTGCACTCGATATCCGCGGGAAGATCCTTGAAGGGACCGGCGAGGCAACCGCAGCCATGCAGGACTTTATCAGGGCTTCCGATATCGCGCTGGAGGCACTCCGGGAAGACGCATCCGATGAGATATTCCTGTCCGGCGCCAGGTCCATTATCGATGACCTGCGCAATCTCGCAGGCAGTCATGGGAATACGGCAGAGAGGGTGCGGGCCTATCAGACCGTGATCGGCAAGCTTGATGATCTTGCTGCCATCATGCCGGATGATGCTGATACAAAGAAGGATATCGCAGGCCTGCTGGATGAAACAGGGAAACTGATGTCGGACATAGGCATGCAGGCACAGGCTGCCGAATATTTCGAAAGGGCCGCCTCAATGTACGGCCTTTTGAAGTCCGGTGATGAGGGTGAGCGGGAGTATGCCGGTAAGCAGGCATCTGCTCTTGAAGCAGCCGGGGACATCATTCTCAGCATGAAGGAGCAGCACAGGGCACTTGATATCTATTTCAGGTTGTGTGAGCTGGAACCGTCAGTAAAGGCTCACAGGGAAAAAGTGGACAGCATCCTTCTGCACCTGGAGAGGGAGCCACTCAACGCAGGCAACAGGGAATCACTGATCCGTGATTATGGAAAGATACTTGCAATGCGTGAGAGACTGGTAGCCTTAGAGCCTGATAACCTGCGGTACTTCCAGAACACGAGAGACCTCAGGGAAGAGATCGCAAGCCTGCTGATAGAGGAGGGGCGTCTTGCTGAAGGACTGGATATCTACCTCAGACTGCTTTCCGGGGAAGGCAAGACATCGCAGTACCGCCTGAAAGTCGTCCGCATGCTGGATAACCTGAAAGAGGTCATACCGGGGATAGAGGATTTCGAGCAGAAGATCAAAGGTTATGACACGATGCTCAGGATGTACGAGAAACTTGCCGGGATGGACCCCGGGAATGCATTCATCGGCAAGGATAGTGCAACCATACTGGAGAGGATGGCAGAGCTGCTTGATAAGAATGAATATATGGAAGAAGCGAAGAACTATTATGAGACTGCACTGTCCTCCTACGAGGAACTGGCCTCACACGATCCCTCGGATCTGCACTACATGGAAAAGACGGCATCCCTCAGGCGCAGACTGGCGGCCTTGCTGACGGACATGGGACAGACTGAAGAGGCAAAGGCCCTGTTCGAGGCATCCTTCATGCAATATCAGGATATGCTTGAGGAAGACAGGCATAATACGGAATACCAGCAGAGTGCAGCATATATACTCAACAACCTTGGATACTTCCTGCTGGAGGAAGGAGAGTTAGAGAGGGCGAAACTCCTTTATGAGAACGCACTTAAGAGGTATGCTATCATACTGGAGGACGAACCGGAAAACCAGTCCTATAAGGAGAGCGCAGCGTGCACGCTTAACAATCTCGGCTACATACTTGAGAACATGGGGAAAGAAAACGATGCTCACTGGATGTATGAAAAAGCAAGGGAACTGAGTGGTAATTGA
- a CDS encoding tetratricopeptide repeat protein: protein MKTRRYVLSLTLMLIATSLFCSLAASTGNEAKDLNSNAVALTKNGTYDLALQYYDLSLALNPSDAGTLDNKVSALFLSGQYKEAYEANEVLLNRYPGSPAAHFKKGLILYATGDYEGAVSSYDMSLKMLTKGGSDYDNGFDIGSVVLSGSDTSSLAGSQDNSLIASFDPRAASILYQKGKALEKLGRYEEALECYENATGVTSGFADSLFRKAVRSYESGEYDKAVQSLDSVLLMEPYNAAVWYQKGLALDAMGDHEGAISCYSQVVEVDPFHSSALLSRAKAWEKLGDAGSAIEDYDRLLLIDPSSTEAWYGIGRNYEAQGNYEYALRAYEQILVYDPGNKAIWSKKGFLLDSLGMYDEAILAYDTALQLRSERVNSVAGQQAQVSDMFASAVESMPAYDENPAFTSDTAGIWYNKGLAYDRLGRHKEAVDAYDKVLAQEKGIAVVWYKKAVALDKMQQYDKAINCYAQALKIDPSSARVWYETGRDYDRLGKTGQALKAYSSALEQDPYFAAAWYSSASDMSRLGKHNESLEYYDRALELEPGSVDAWFRKGNSLESLGRYDEALVCYEQVLQLQPSHPDALEKVNSGLKGQSGNSSILLGTAAGAKNNSLIGGMGNSVQLPDAFVLYNANPLTSAPATRKAGSTYEILGMPVGLDQLWAGRGDALNGLNRPEDAMACYDKALMLNSNSAAALSGRGSSLDLLGMHQEALSLHEKALRAQPNDPDVLLRTGISYYGSMDEWTALEYFDRVLQQDPNNREALYYRANVSERLSLYSYAIDSYDAMLAEDPLDKDILYKKGLAQYEAQMYADSMATFDIILEHDPANLTMLMHQSMSSAKLGKYEKAIGYYERILEAEPGDIEVLFIMGATYERSGQYSMAIETYDRILELEPENTRALNHKGFAYYLMGEPAKAADVFDRSISIDSSNPSSWYHRGMLAYLLSSPKGAVYYYNKALELDPDCTTAWYNKGFVQNVRGDTEGAIESYDRVLQLDPVSISAMYNKEFALYRLGKSSEAAEIHQAIELIDPEFVISLQDRGTAFFLPGSYSDTLDYELPVRWYDGNSEIISVNQT from the coding sequence ATGAAAACGAGAAGATATGTGCTTTCCTTGACATTGATGCTTATTGCAACATCTCTTTTTTGCTCTCTGGCAGCCAGTACCGGCAATGAGGCAAAGGATCTGAATTCAAACGCTGTTGCTCTCACGAAGAACGGTACTTATGACCTGGCCCTTCAGTATTATGACCTATCCCTTGCTCTGAATCCTTCCGATGCGGGAACTCTGGACAATAAAGTCTCGGCTTTGTTCCTTTCCGGGCAATACAAGGAAGCCTATGAAGCAAACGAGGTTCTGCTGAACAGGTATCCCGGCTCTCCGGCTGCCCATTTCAAGAAAGGGCTCATCCTCTACGCGACAGGGGACTATGAAGGTGCTGTGAGTTCTTACGACATGTCCCTGAAGATGCTTACAAAAGGCGGTTCGGACTATGACAATGGATTTGATATCGGAAGCGTTGTTCTTTCAGGCAGTGACACCAGTTCCCTGGCCGGCTCTCAGGATAATTCCCTGATTGCGTCCTTTGATCCAAGGGCTGCCAGCATCCTTTACCAGAAGGGTAAGGCGCTTGAGAAACTGGGAAGGTATGAAGAGGCTCTGGAATGCTATGAGAATGCAACGGGCGTCACTTCGGGCTTTGCAGACTCCCTATTCAGGAAGGCTGTCAGGTCCTATGAATCAGGGGAATATGATAAGGCTGTCCAGTCCCTGGACAGTGTTCTCCTGATGGAACCTTATAATGCTGCAGTATGGTACCAGAAGGGCCTTGCACTGGACGCAATGGGTGATCATGAGGGTGCCATCAGCTGCTACAGCCAGGTGGTTGAGGTCGATCCCTTTCACAGCAGTGCCCTTCTGAGCAGGGCAAAAGCCTGGGAAAAACTGGGTGATGCAGGATCAGCAATAGAAGATTACGATCGTTTGCTCCTTATCGATCCCTCCAGTACCGAGGCGTGGTATGGCATAGGACGCAATTATGAGGCACAGGGTAACTATGAATATGCCTTGAGGGCCTATGAGCAGATCCTTGTGTATGATCCTGGCAATAAGGCGATCTGGTCAAAGAAAGGTTTCCTGCTGGATTCCCTGGGCATGTATGATGAGGCCATCCTGGCTTACGACACGGCTCTTCAGCTCAGGAGCGAGCGCGTAAATTCTGTTGCAGGCCAGCAGGCTCAAGTGTCTGACATGTTTGCCTCTGCCGTTGAATCAATGCCAGCCTATGATGAAAATCCCGCCTTCACCTCGGATACCGCAGGTATCTGGTACAATAAGGGTCTGGCCTATGACAGGCTTGGAAGGCATAAGGAGGCTGTTGATGCCTATGACAAGGTGCTGGCCCAGGAAAAGGGTATTGCCGTGGTATGGTATAAGAAAGCTGTTGCACTGGACAAGATGCAACAGTATGACAAAGCCATTAACTGTTATGCTCAGGCTCTCAAGATAGATCCCTCAAGCGCCAGGGTATGGTACGAGACGGGCCGGGACTATGACCGCTTAGGTAAGACCGGCCAGGCGCTTAAGGCATACTCGTCTGCTCTTGAGCAGGATCCGTATTTCGCAGCAGCATGGTATTCCAGTGCTTCAGACATGTCCAGGCTTGGGAAGCATAATGAGTCCCTGGAATACTATGACAGGGCCCTCGAACTTGAACCGGGGTCCGTCGATGCGTGGTTCAGGAAAGGTAATTCCCTTGAAAGCCTCGGAAGATATGATGAGGCTCTTGTGTGTTACGAGCAGGTGCTTCAGCTGCAGCCTTCCCACCCCGATGCTCTGGAAAAGGTCAATTCCGGATTGAAGGGGCAAAGCGGTAATTCCAGTATCCTTCTGGGAACTGCTGCGGGAGCGAAAAACAATAGTCTGATCGGAGGTATGGGCAACAGTGTACAACTGCCCGATGCCTTTGTCCTGTACAATGCCAACCCGCTCACTTCCGCACCCGCTACCAGGAAGGCAGGAAGCACTTACGAGATACTTGGCATGCCTGTAGGCCTTGATCAGCTTTGGGCAGGCAGAGGTGACGCCCTTAACGGGCTGAACAGGCCTGAAGATGCTATGGCCTGCTACGACAAGGCACTCATGCTCAACAGCAATTCGGCTGCAGCCCTCTCAGGAAGAGGCTCCTCTCTCGATCTCCTGGGGATGCATCAGGAAGCGCTCTCATTACATGAGAAGGCTCTACGCGCACAACCCAATGATCCCGATGTACTTCTAAGGACAGGTATATCCTATTACGGTAGCATGGATGAATGGACAGCACTGGAATATTTTGACCGGGTGCTGCAGCAGGACCCCAATAACCGTGAGGCTCTCTATTATAGGGCAAACGTAAGTGAGAGGCTGTCGCTCTACTCCTACGCCATAGACTCTTACGATGCTATGCTTGCAGAAGATCCCCTGGACAAGGACATCCTCTATAAGAAGGGATTAGCTCAGTATGAGGCGCAGATGTATGCAGACTCAATGGCCACATTTGACATCATCCTTGAGCATGATCCCGCCAACCTGACAATGCTTATGCACCAGAGCATGTCCTCAGCAAAGCTGGGTAAGTATGAGAAGGCTATAGGGTACTATGAGCGTATACTGGAAGCAGAGCCCGGAGACATTGAAGTGCTCTTCATCATGGGAGCTACCTATGAGAGATCCGGCCAGTATTCAATGGCAATCGAAACCTACGATCGCATACTGGAACTTGAACCTGAGAACACCAGGGCATTGAACCATAAGGGATTTGCATATTACCTTATGGGTGAGCCGGCAAAAGCGGCTGATGTGTTTGACAGGTCGATATCCATAGACTCAAGCAACCCGTCCTCATGGTACCACAGGGGCATGCTGGCATATCTGCTCAGCAGTCCCAAAGGGGCGGTCTACTATTACAACAAGGCGCTGGAACTGGATCCTGACTGCACTACGGCATGGTACAATAAAGGTTTCGTTCAGAATGTAAGAGGAGATACCGAAGGTGCCATCGAAAGTTACGACAGGGTTCTGCAACTGGACCCTGTTTCCATCTCGGCCATGTATAACAAGGAATTTGCCCTGTATCGACTTGGCAAGTCTTCGGAGGCAGCTGAGATACACCAGGCCATAGAGCTTATCGATCCGGAATTCGTAATATCGCTGCAGGACAGGGGCACAGCTTTCTTCCTGCCAGGGTCATACAGCGATACCCTTGATTACGAACTGCCTGTAAGATGGTACGATGGCAATTCCGAAATCATTAGCGTGAATCAGACATGA
- a CDS encoding tetratricopeptide repeat protein has protein sequence MDNTTNSTDPGKKLLEDLNRHKQDFSRNPSMDNLFQIVVIYDALGQTERGLGFAEAFLMQVEDEMERIVLNTMVLSMVDRDDEAIELLGKAEKKFPEDIRLKRYRGMLLNKQGKFDEAVGAFDALLENEPDDLESVSGKIMALLGLRKNEQAMKAYQDSIGITPTEAPQWHFKGMIDGMMSECLLKMQQSGKDESREKKLAGSFDRISNLIDTFGPDVRDFYRMGQVAGKEAYHLTMNDTGKE, from the coding sequence ATGGACAATACGACAAACAGCACGGATCCGGGAAAGAAACTCCTGGAAGATCTAAATAGACACAAACAGGATTTCAGCCGTAATCCCAGCATGGACAATCTTTTCCAGATCGTTGTCATTTATGATGCACTCGGGCAGACTGAACGCGGTTTAGGATTTGCGGAAGCCTTTCTGATGCAGGTGGAGGACGAAATGGAGAGGATTGTGCTGAATACGATGGTCCTGAGCATGGTGGACAGGGATGATGAGGCAATCGAGCTTCTTGGAAAGGCGGAGAAAAAGTTCCCGGAGGACATCAGGCTCAAAAGGTACAGGGGTATGCTGCTCAACAAGCAGGGGAAGTTCGACGAAGCTGTCGGCGCCTTTGACGCGTTGCTGGAAAATGAGCCGGATGATCTTGAATCAGTGTCCGGTAAGATCATGGCCCTCCTGGGATTGAGGAAGAATGAGCAGGCCATGAAAGCGTATCAGGACTCTATCGGCATTACTCCCACGGAAGCGCCGCAATGGCACTTCAAGGGCATGATCGACGGGATGATGAGTGAGTGTCTTTTGAAGATGCAGCAGAGCGGTAAGGATGAGTCCCGTGAGAAGAAGCTCGCCGGGAGCTTTGATCGCATAAGCAACCTGATTGATACCTTCGGTCCGGATGTCCGGGATTTCTACAGGATGGGGCAGGTTGCAGGGAAGGAGGCCTATCATCTTACCATGAATGACACGGGGAAGGAATGA
- a CDS encoding ATP-binding cassette domain-containing protein, translating into MSEELTLTILGGVDKDGVPEPVKFLEVSKGEIIGIVGPTGSGKSTLIDDIEQLAQGDTPTGRSILINGKKPDALTRVDPRKKLVAQLSQKMHFLADMTVADFLQMHARSRGKGPGLVDRVIELANTLTGEPISPDTYLTVLSGGQSRSLMTADIAVISDSPVVLIDEIENAGIKKQEALQLLAGEGKIVVVVTHDPVLALMASRRIVIRNGAMVDIITTSREEQDVCGRITQVDNWLMSLRETIRRGEIVEELA; encoded by the coding sequence ATGAGCGAAGAACTGACTTTAACAATACTTGGCGGTGTCGATAAGGACGGAGTCCCCGAACCGGTAAAGTTCCTTGAAGTAAGCAAGGGTGAGATCATAGGCATAGTGGGACCTACCGGTTCCGGGAAGAGCACACTTATAGATGATATAGAACAGCTCGCCCAGGGTGATACACCTACCGGCAGGTCCATACTGATCAACGGTAAGAAACCTGATGCACTTACACGTGTCGACCCGCGCAAGAAGCTGGTTGCCCAGTTGTCCCAGAAGATGCACTTCCTGGCGGATATGACAGTTGCGGACTTCCTGCAGATGCATGCGCGCAGCAGGGGCAAGGGCCCCGGTCTTGTGGACAGGGTGATAGAGCTCGCCAACACCCTCACTGGAGAACCCATCTCCCCTGACACCTACCTGACGGTTCTCAGCGGGGGCCAGTCAAGGTCCCTGATGACCGCAGACATTGCGGTGATAAGCGATTCCCCTGTAGTGCTCATAGACGAGATCGAGAATGCCGGTATCAAGAAGCAGGAAGCTCTCCAGTTGCTTGCGGGCGAGGGCAAGATCGTGGTTGTTGTCACACATGACCCTGTCCTGGCACTCATGGCATCCCGCAGGATAGTTATCCGCAACGGCGCAATGGTAGACATTATTACCACCAGCAGGGAGGAGCAGGATGTGTGCGGCAGGATCACCCAGGTGGATAACTGGCTCATGTCCCTGAGAGAGACCATCCGCAGGGGAGAGATCGTAGAGGAGCTTGCATGA